The following proteins are encoded in a genomic region of Ammospiza caudacuta isolate bAmmCau1 chromosome 3, bAmmCau1.pri, whole genome shotgun sequence:
- the LOC131555590 gene encoding spectrin beta chain, non-erythrocytic 1-like: protein MSGSTARKVQPFTISTRLSLPKCAADFPGDACPGIALASALDSHRGLRRSINERISLYLAHARAGPAATAGQLRSPSPGQDGGPDEERLNRSSLARSIKKITLSNWYGDAGTAEVGGHGDPARAGGERNHNNNNSRTGKAQFKVFLRKDVDVEDKQQEPGSVQASVFCSPVDRCSPLYALAAPPVSSPQKESPKGKESAAAPRCSGRSGVGAAPLLDLSPLIAQFNREMLQAESWVRGKLRDLKDGCDLQDWEEVAQTLQRDMKDFENTLIKLNQMGEQLMWRAGPSAEAVRRQLLALQEQWQLLKQTAASQSKALGGLRSLQDFNRKAERLEAWIKHKEEKPSLAALLQESPDKIQLTRRILDLKQEEQQFQSLHKELNSLAQKLEKQGKNESRNISARRKHLNKAWLRLQGTLKEHHEALQLALEVASFLQQADILLRVIHAKQSSICSTGKPGEGEPCQDRDVRDIASQVMMLDVTVSQLLNLQPSLAARVTSKHRDVKESWAQLQQALRTGKAPARAGSSPGGRAAAPNVEPRGDDSSHGAVGKEAAAKWTRGLGSMVPKDVLEKMAENKKGEESNPGSPAVGQSPHAGDNKRRREAEAELGMRQLETQVQDVCQVVNMQDLSPYKESVAMGVPPCPAASLEAARMQQEPSARAVLLEGPARGRPHGSPQVEAMLRELEELWEDLQKRHQENGVVLQEIDKALRLVGELDQAERWLQDVAGSLLEPAAMRSPAELRQDLEEMSRLEKQLLLCGLKLQALREEAASEAPTEHEGARKMQRKVEMVEEKLAHVQAALRHRAADLRDSLVLSEFLQDLQEEEAQSQQGSAAPGSGRCGSQGCFPPLSAQAEKSPSSEDMSRPLGELQEAVDMLNDVAKERERVMEVAAETESLERLVAKISPQLEALQCRAKALSEDIALAEKSFTTVKSEKDLQGLQGLLSCQQKMEHAVSQTLQGQLEELERAAARLQELCPARQCPVSRELQETLWAWAGLQELLRETRLRVRQASQLRHFFKDYLAMISWTEDTRAQIFSESPSSSSIPQTPCEELERRIEEKLKEFEALAAAGQQLVSEEHYLSATIKERLEELQSMLGWVLVRWRAQRHQQQDLESRQKDRREPENLSSTSPTGQEQHASRIPPHLESIHSPGKFMPSSLLKPVQRSEPKLPKKKAISPPTSPLSDAPSGVGQSWGEPSSKTALDVESPKEAGTWDPAETSTLLLPPRGSCGLGGTVNLILSIGKKGEKKKAQLLASSEQPGEEALPAVQAEARKTCTAKRPPAVVRRLAGPGGGMAAVSHTLPKAGAGCLFNSLQRREQARAEQARLLTLRGIMGDSSLRPMPEECHGPSNTWPQKCGWRKGGPGAAAAGPQLGELLLYVRNPLVQDIDAECGAAPQKLCLPHPKITCPRVSLGSVLSLELPRDAVVLGCRRGAEARQQEAEGQEQRQDQEVRPWKPTGTHGVGWQEDGHSLQGPSKRLGMSPKGEQQERWFEEVSLKPSCSQQRAHRAGKEHWSPQHPSSTSKDLLDLRPSRLSRVGMGDELGTHFGPDDSPTASGRARHHRAAWLELGSSPASTPGRAGAIPSPACTQQPASSSQPRGSPASPAAPTQLSVFEWALGSPQPQSPALGTKEVCHPAHRQFEEEEEELQAIWDGAQECQSSPGGSCASHRMDSRAGSFASPSAAAGGPLILSSANNVLVAKFTLPTAAQLLHSPSGEQSPGVVHSSSGSPSGLRVSPHEEELVPAAPLDASSAWDQRRHQQEENSKVLPGKMEFQMMEGTLERKHVLQTGGRKASCRAWGLFHAVLMRQTLCFYQDRRDSLKSSVVALPLNLSGAVCTPDAEYTKKTNCFRLQLQDGSEYLLRAPTQPLMNEWVSKLQQNSGFPKVDYFQAAAQCVESTGGTGSFSNVSSTGTSHLQGHHQVTTPKSQEIVVLPCASPLLQRPLGSQDGPLDGTVTAAENAQGAGHKEQQWPSRASPGLWDNICPEDDYGLVANKRRSYSFTSATYQKLSPRAVPQEAAGAGSSYSVTLYIGEQAVPRARCHSFVAPTGSPRDARGEKTTSPPRTKNKSVFKKFFGKKE from the exons GTGTTCCTCAGGAAGGATGTGGATGTGGAGGACAAGCAACAGGAGCCTGGGAGTGTTCAGGCCAGTGTTTTCTGCTCTCCAGTGGACAGATGTTCTCCCTTGTATGCG ctggcagcaccCCCGGTGTCATCACCCCAGAAAGAGAGCCCCAAGGGCAAGGAGTCTGCTGCAGCGCCAAGATGCAGCGGGCGCAGTGGCGTGGGAGCAGCCCCTCTCCTTGACCTGAGTCCTCTGATAGCCCAGTTCAACCGGGAGATGCTGCAG gcagagagctGGGTGCGAGGCAAGCTGCGGGACCTGAAGGATGGCTGTGACCTCCAGGACTGGGAGGAGGTGGCCCAGACCTTGCAGCGGGACATGAAGGATTTTGAGAACACCCTGATAAAGCTCAATCAG ATGGGCGAGCAGCTGATGTGGAGGGCAGGCCCCAGTGCAGAGGCCGTGCggaggcagctgctggccctgcaggagcagtggcAGCTCCTGAAGCAGACGGCTGCCAGCCAGAGCAAAGCCCTGGGCGGACTGCGGAGTCTGCAGGACTTTAACAGGAAAGCTGAGCGGCTGGAGGCATGGATCAAGCACAAG GAGGAGAAGCCCTCTCTGgcagccctcctgcaggaaAGCCCGGATAAGATCCAGCTCACTCGCCGCATCCTTGACTTGAAGCAG gaggagcagcagttcCAGAGTCTGCACAAGGAGCTGAACAGCCTGGCCCAGAAGCTGGAGAAACAAGGCAAAAATGAGAGCAGAAACATCTCAGCCCGGCGCAAGCACCTTAACAAAGC GTGGCTGCGGCTGCAGGGGACCCTGAAGGAGCACCACGAGGCTCTGCAGCTGGCCCTGGAGGTGGCCTCCTTCCTCCAGCAAGCAGATATCCTGCTCAGGGTCATCCATGCAAAG cagagcagcatctgCAGTACAGGGAAGCCAGGGGAGGGCGAGCCTTGCCAGGATCGGGATGTCAGGGACATTGCCAGCCAGGTGATG ATGCTGGATGTGACAGTGTCCCAACTCCTAAActtgcagcccagcctggcagcccgAGTCACCTCAAAGCACCGAGACGTAAaggagagctgggcacagctccagcaggcaCTGAG GACAGGGAAGGCTCCAGCACGGGCAGGCAGTTCCCCggggggcagagctgcagctccaaatGTTGAGCCTCGAGGAGATGACAGCAGTCACGGGGCTGTGGGTAAGGAAGCAGCAGCCAAATGGACAAGAGGACTTGGCAGCATG GTACCAAAAGATGTGCTGGAGAAGATGGCAGAGAAcaagaaaggagaggagagcaaTCCTGGCTCCCCAGCAGTGGGACAGTCCCCTCATGCAGGGGACAACAAAAG gaggagagaggcagaggCTGAGTTGGGGATGCGGCAGCTGGAGACCCAAGTGCAGGACGTCTGCCAGGTGGTGAACATG caggATCTGTCCCCGTATAAGGAGAGTGTGGCTATGGGAGTCCCCCCATGTCCAGCGGCGAGCCTGGAGGCAGCACGGATGCAGCAAGagcccagtgccagggctgtgctcctg gAGGGCCCAGCACGAGGGAGGCCTCATGGGAGCCCTCAGGTGGAGGCCATGCTGCGGGAACTGGAGGAGTTGTGGGAGGACCTGCAGAAGAGGCACCAGGAGAATGGCGTGGTGCTGCAAGAAATCGATAAG GCCCTGAGGCTGGTGGGGGAGCTGGACCAGGCTGAGAGGTGGCTGCAAGACGTGGCTGGGTCGCTCTTGGAGCCAGCTGCCATGAGAAGCCCGGCGGAGCTGCGCCAGGACCTGGAAGAAATGAGCCGGCTGgagaagcagctcctgctctgtggcCTCAAGCTGCAGGCACTGCGGGAAGAAGCAGCAAGCGAGGCGCCCACTGAGCACGAGGGGGCAAGGAAGATGCAGAGGAAAGTGGAGATGGTGGAGGAGAA GTTGGCACACGTGCAGGCAGCACTGCGGCACCGGGCAGCAGATCTGCGGGACTCCCTGGTGCTGTCTGAGTTCCTGCAGGACCTGCAAGAGGAGGaggcacagagccagcagggatcTGCAGCG CCAGGGAGTGGGCGCTGTGGCTCGCAGGGGTGTTTTCCCCCGCTCTCAGCCCAGGCTGAGAAGTCTCCAAGCAGTGAGGACATGAGCCGGCCcttgggagagctgcaggaggctgtggATATGCTGAATGACGTGGCGAAGGAGCGGGAGCGGGTCATGGAGGTGGCAGCAGAGACGGAGAGCCTGGAGCGTCTG GTGGCAAAGATATCCCCACAGCTGGAGGCCCTTCAGTGCAGAGCCAAGGCACTGTCTGAAGACATTGCCCTAGCAGAGAAGAGCTTCACCACGGTGAAGAGTGAGAAGGACCTGCAAGGGCTGCAGGGCTTGCTAAGCTgccagcagaagatggag CATGCAGTGTCCCAGACCCTGCaagggcagctggaggagctggagagggcgGCTGCCCGCttgcaggagctgtgtcccGCTCGGCAGTGCCCTGTCAgccgggagctgcaggagacGCTGtgggcctgggcagggctgcaagaGCTGCTGCGGGAGACCCGGCTCCGCGTGCGGCAGGCCAGCCAGCTCCGGCACTTCTTCAAGGATTACTTAGCCATGAT CTCCTGGACTGAGGACACCCGGGCTCAGATCTTTTCTGAAAGCCCAAGCAGCTCCAGTATCCCGCAGACCCCATGTGAGGAGCTGGAAAGGAGAATTGAAGAGAAACTCAAGGAGTTTGAGGCActagcagcagcagggcagcagctggtgtctgaGGAGCACTACCTGAGTGCAACA ATAAAGGAGCGCTTGGAAGAGCTGCAGAGcatgctgggctgggtgctggTGCGCTGGCGAGCACAGAGGCATCAGCAGCAGGATCTGGAGAGCAGACAGAAGGACAGGAGGGAGCCGGAGAACCTCTCAAGCACGTCCCCCACTGGTCAA gagcagcatgCCTCACGTATCCCACCCCACCTGGAAAGCATCCACAGCCCAGGGAAGTTCAtgccctcctccctcctcaaGCCTGTGCAAAGATCAGAGCCAAAGCTTCCGAAGAAAAAAGCCATCTCCCCACCAACATCACCCCTCTCAGATGCCCCATCAGgagtggggcagagctggggggagCCCAGCAGCAAAACAGCCCTTGATGTGGAATCCCCCAAGGAGGCTGGCACCTGGGATCCTGCTGAGACCTCcacgctgctgctgccaccacgGGGCTCCTGTGGTCTCGGGGGCACGGTCAACCTCATCCTCAGCATTGGCAAGAAGGGGGAGAAGAAGAAGgcccagctgctggccagcAGCGAGCAGCCAGGCGAGGAGGCACTGCCAGCG GTGCAGGCGgaggccaggaaaacctgcacgGCAAAGCGGCCGCCCGCCGTTGTGCGGCGCCTTGCAGGGCCCGGCGGTGGCATGGCGGCCGTGTCCCACACGCTGCccaaggccggcgctggctGCCTCTTCAACAGCCTGCAGCGGCGGGAGCAGGCCCGGGCAGAGCAGGCCCGGCTCCTCACCCTGCGGGGCATCATGGGCGACAGCTCCCTGCGGCCCATGCCCGAGGAATGCCACGGCCCCAGCAACACATGGCCTCAGAAGTGTGGCTGGAGGAAGGGGGGACCGGGGGCAGCTGCCGCCGGACCTCAGCttggggagctgctcctctACGTCAGGAACCCGCTGGTGCAGGACATCGATGCCGAGTGCGGGGCGGCCCCTCAGAAACTCTGCCtccctcaccccaaaatcacatgCCCCCGTGTTTCCCTGGGCTCcgtgctcagcctggagctgccacGGGATGCAGTGGTCCTGGGCTGCCGCCGAGGGGCTGAGGCACggcagcaggaggcagaggggcaggagcagaggcaggatcAAGAGGTGAGGCCGTGGAAGCCCACAGGCACACATGGAGTTGGATGGCAGGAAGATGGGCACAGTCTCCAGGGGCCCAGCAAGAGGCTGGGGATGTCCCCCAAGGGCGAACAACAAGAAAGGTGGTTCGAGGAGGTGAGCTTgaagcccagctgcagccagcagagagcacaccgtgctgggaaggagcactggagcccacagcaccccagcagcaccagtaAAGACCTTCTGGACTTGAGGCCGAGCCGGCTGTCCCGTGTCGGCATGGGGGATGAGCTGGGCACCCACTTTGGCCCGGATGACAGCCCCACTGCCTCCGGCAGGGCCAGGCACCACAGAGCCGCTTGGCTGGAGCTTGGATCATCCCCTGCCAGcaccccaggcagggctggagccatccccagccctgcctgcacacagcagccagccagcagcagccagcccagagggTCCCCGGCTTCCCCTGCCGCCCCCACCCAGCTCTCTGTCTTTGAGTGGGCACTGGGCTctccacagccccagagccctgcactggGCACTAAGGAAGTGTGCCACCCTGCCCACAGGCAGtttgaggaagaggaagaggagctgcaggccaTCTGGGATGGGGCACAAGAGTGCCAGAGCTCAccaggaggcagctgtgccagccacaGGATGGACAGCAGGGCGGGCAGCTTCGCCAGCCCCAGCGCCGCTGCTGGCGGGCCCCTCATCCTCTCATCAGCCAACAACGTGCTAGTGGCCAAATTCACCCTTcccactgctgcccagctgctccacagcccctcgggagagcagagccccggGGTGGTGCACAGTAGCAGTGGCAGTCCCAGTGGGCTCAGGGTTTCCCCCCACGAGGAGgagctggtgcctgcagcccccTTGGATGCCTCCAGTGCCTGGGATCAGCGGAGGCATCAGCAAGAGGAAAACAGCAAG GTCCTGCCTGGTAAAATGGAGTTTCAGATGATGGAGGGGACACTGGAAAGGAAGCACGTATTGCAGACAGGAGGGAGAAAG GCCAGCTGCCGGGCCTGGGGCCTCTTTCACGCCGTGCTGATGAGGCAGACACTGTGCTTCTACCAGGACCGCAGGGACAGCCTCAAG AGCTCCGTGGTGGCCCTTCCCCTGAACCTCTCCGGGGCAGTCTGCACCCCAGATGCTGAGTACACCAAGAAGACCAACTGCTTCAGGCTTCA gctgcaggatGGCTCTGAATACCTCCTGAGGgcccccacccagcccctcaTGAACGAATGGGTCTCAAAGCTGCAGCAAAACTCAg GTTTCCCCAAAGTGGATTacttccaggcagcagcacagtgtgTCGAGAGCACTGGTGGTACTGGCAG ttTCAGCAACGTCTCCAGCACTGGGACCTCCCACCTCCAGGGACATCACCAGGTCACCACTCCCAAGAGCCAGGAGATTGTGGTGTTACCCTGTGCAAGCCCACTACTGCAGAGGCCTCTGGGCAGCCAGGATGGCCCACTCGATGGgactgtgacagcagcag AGAATGCTCAGGGGGCTGGGcacaaggagcagcagtggcCATCCAGAGCGTCCCCCGGGCTGTGGGACAACATCTGCCCAGAGGATGACTATGGGCTGGTGGCCAACAAGAGGAGGTCCTACTCCTTCACCTCAG CCACGTACCAGAAGCTGAGCCCGCGGGCGGTGCCCCAGGAGGCGGCGGGGGCCGGGAGCAGCTACTCGGTCACGCTGTACATCGgggagcaggctgtgccccGGGCACGCTGCCACTCCTTCGTGGCACCAACAGGGAGCCCCCGCGACGCACGGGGGGAGAAGACCACCAGCCCCCCTCGCACCAAGAACAAATCTGTCTTCAAGAAGTTCTTTGGGAAGAAAGAGTGA